The nucleotide window tgcaggcagggaaggatgCCTTCAGCTGGGATTTCTATCTGGATTCCTGGGATGGaaggtggaaggaaggaaaaagaacagcCTCTCTCTAATCTCTGTTCCCAGCAATCCAGAGATCTCATCCCAGCCTATCCCAAGGGATGAAGGGTGGGAGCAAGTCCTGGACCCCTCTTAGTGCCATGTGGACCCACTCCCACCCAGGATGCTCCATCCCAACCAGTTTGGCTTCTGCATCACATTGTGACATCCATGGAGAGACAACCCAACACACGTGGCACAACCAAAAATTCCCAACTCCAACATCCATTCCCTTGTTGACCTCCTCCAGGAGAAATGTGGGTCCCTCCACACTCGGATGCCCATTCCTCCGTGCTACACACACTCAAAACTTGGGGAAAACGAGATAAACCCATGGGGAGAGAAACACAGGGAGGGTTTCAGCACCACCATTCtggcctgtttattaaaatccaTCTTGCCGACAATGCGGGATGGAGGTCAGTTCCTGCCCTTTTAATGCAACTTTACTGTGGGGACACGGGAGCAGCTCCCCGTGCTGACCTTTGGGATTAAGCGGGATCCCTGCCGAGCTCTCTCcttgaaaagcagaaggatTCGGCAGCTCCGTCGCCCGGGGCTGAGCGCTGAAGTCGGCGGCGGAGCAAGGAGCTCGTGTGCTGGAGGTTGGGGAcggtgctgagcagcaggagggctgggatcCACATGGACACACGGATATGGGCTCAATGGGGAGGGACAGCTCAGTGATAGTGCtgcttttccataaaaaaaacattttaaactcCAATTCCTATGATTTTCCACCTCTTACTTCaaggagctggaatgggaagTAACTCTACAACCAACGGGCAACCTGGGAAGTAGAGTCAGGTCTGAAGAGGGCCTGGCTTTGCCATCACTCCCAAATCCTGTGTTTTATAGGAACgtggaatcctggaatgctttgggttgcaAGGCACTTAGAGATCTCgttccaacctcctgccatgggcagggacactttccactattCCAGGCTGATCCAAGCCcggtccaacctggccttagacacttccagggatggggcatccacagcttctctggacaacctgtgccagggcctcaccaccctcacagggaaggattttttcccaatatcccatctaatcatgccctctggcagtgggaaaccatttccccttttcctggtagtccatcccttgtccaaagtccctctccagctctcttggagcccctttagacACTGGGAGAGcctctaaggtctccctggaacATTCTTGTCTCTAGActggacattcccagctctcccagcctggctccacgGGATATTTCCTTAATTGTCTCACTTTACCTGCAGACAGGATACATCCTGGACCAAAGACAAACACTTGGAAAAGGCAGCGACCAGACAGGAATTCAAACACAGGAATTTCTCCCAAAATATTAGcaagcagaaaagcaaattcCTCAACCTGAcaacttatttaaaaataaatgggacaAAAttagggaagagaaaaaaataaaggaacagCCCATTAGGGATTGAAGACTGGGATGAATGCATGGGCAAACCTTCCAAGCCCACCTGGAAGGGACAATCCCAGTGGAGCACAAGATTGTGGGGATGGGTCTTGGTGCCGGGTCCTGGTCTGACCATCCCCAGTtcctggaatcacagaatatcctgagttgaaagggactcccagggatcatcaagtccaaattCTGTCTCTGCTCTGGATGACTCCTGAAAAGGATGTGAAATCCTCTTCTCTAAAGGGGTTTCCAGCACAAAATCGACTTGGAaaggagaagagcaggaaaaaaagagcccTGACCTCAAAAAGCCACACAGATGCATCACTGCTACATCGAGGAATTAAGCTATTTTGGGAAAAGGCCAAGAAACGTGGCTGTTCCTTCCCAGCGGGGCACCAATTACAGGGTGGGACAGTGCCATGATCCCAACTGGGCACCGGGATCGGGATGTGCCACCTCCCCAGTGCtccacccagccccagcctccaaGTGAATCCTTGGAGCAGCCCATGTTTATTGGCTCCATGGTAAAAAGATActtaataaagaaaacaaaccatgtGCGACTAATCCCGGGGCCGCGTCCCCAGCTCAGGTTTCTAATGGCTTTTCCACACTGTTCCCAGCGCTCCGGCCCTTCTTCCGCGACTCCCCGTCCATCCTCGTTGTCCCACAGCTGGGATGGTGAGGCTGGAATTGCCTTcggaggctggaaaagccccttctgtttatttacagtagctctcctgctcctgccagatCCAGCACGCTGGGGCTGGGTGTCCATAGGGAATTTTGCCACCGGCCACGCGTCAGCTGGGGTGAAGCCGAGCGGGGCTGTGGGGTGGTGCTGGGGGCCATCTGATCCCTGCCACCTGTCAGGGTGGCTAATTAtacccccccgggacccccgccAGACCACAGGTTGGGccataaaaagggaaaaaaagtttggtCTCTTCCATCAGAGAGATGAGAAAACCCCAGAGAATCCCTAAAAAGCCACAAGGAGGAATCTCACCCCACTCCGGCTCCACGCCAACATCCCTATGGATATGTCCCAATCCCAGTT belongs to Vidua macroura isolate BioBank_ID:100142 chromosome 1, ASM2450914v1, whole genome shotgun sequence and includes:
- the LOC128806722 gene encoding uncharacterized protein LOC128806722; translated protein: MAQPVVWRGSRGGIISHPDRWQGSDGPQHHPTAPLGFTPADAWPVAKFPMDTQPQRAGSGRSRRATVNKQKGLFQPPKAIPASPSQLWDNEDGRGVAEEGPERWEQCGKAIRNLSWGRGPGISRTWSHPEQRQNLDLMIPGSPFQLRIFCDSRNWGWSDQDPAPRPIPTILCSTGIVPSSCQVEEFAFLLANILGEIPVFEFLSGRCLFQVFVFGPGCILSAALSLSCPSPLSPYPCVHVDPSPPAAQHRPQPPAHELLAPPPTSALSPGRRSCRILLLFKERARQGSRLIPKVSTGSCSRVPTVKLH